In Microcoleus sp. FACHB-68, the following are encoded in one genomic region:
- a CDS encoding prepilin-type N-terminal cleavage/methylation domain-containing protein, with translation MRPPKRKATEQGVTLMECLVAMMVAAVIVTAISPALLIAFASRVQNYKADQAMKAAQGEIDRVRSVIEKGDYSGNWTEQLPPRISPEAGAFNADLNQVGAPQPSQNMGVCPQLNVQGSTQPTTWCTVDINGDGDWDLGVQTFRSNTPSTAYASAGNRPVAFVMGVRVYSKTALTSSPSRLINPPGRKTASLGLTAGESLSLPLITRYEPIVRSDLPTSRAAYCELNWRIAGGSGQNPCD, from the coding sequence ATGCGACCCCCTAAACGCAAAGCGACTGAACAAGGTGTAACACTTATGGAGTGCCTGGTGGCGATGATGGTCGCAGCCGTGATTGTTACCGCTATTTCGCCAGCACTGCTGATTGCCTTTGCCTCTCGCGTGCAAAATTACAAAGCTGATCAGGCGATGAAAGCGGCTCAAGGGGAAATAGACCGTGTGCGCTCTGTCATTGAAAAAGGGGATTATAGTGGCAATTGGACTGAACAACTTCCGCCAAGAATATCCCCGGAAGCAGGGGCCTTTAACGCCGATCTCAACCAAGTGGGGGCACCACAACCTAGTCAAAATATGGGGGTGTGTCCTCAGCTAAATGTGCAAGGCAGTACGCAACCGACCACCTGGTGTACGGTAGATATTAACGGTGATGGCGATTGGGATTTGGGCGTCCAAACGTTTCGCTCAAATACCCCGTCTACTGCTTATGCTAGTGCCGGGAATCGACCGGTTGCTTTTGTTATGGGAGTGCGAGTCTATTCAAAAACAGCTCTCACCTCTTCACCTAGTCGGTTAATCAATCCGCCCGGACGAAAAACTGCTTCCTTGGGCTTAACAGCCGGGGAGTCACTGAGTTTGCCTCTTATCACTCGTTACGAACCGATAGTTAGAAGTGACTTACCGACTTCTAGAGCGGCTTATTGTGAGCTGAACTGGCGAATTGCAGGAGGAAGCGGTCAAAATCCTTGCGATTAA
- a CDS encoding prepilin-type N-terminal cleavage/methylation domain-containing protein has translation MAQKIFKLIFLPQRKPAGFTLMELLVVVAIGWIIISALMYFVVQLTQTDRREFALSQTQQEMSQALDYMSSELKEAAYVYEGECLGSNPGRAVNTPTYCPGLANVLPFAANRVTPILAFWKVEPVPYVEDSGTTPAADKMPDATQCSALAAKQSECTSLLISRSTYTLIVYGLTTDNTQGTWDGPARITRYELRQYANLSTLETTPGYRKPTETGSSFSAWPRNKDGTSPAGYTNPRDFNNSNNPVLVDLVDFRAESGNQWKNCPANYSLTPPDSLNTSNNSSFYACVKTPTDINGNSQLQDVVVNLRGNAVKRAGATLYNNASFLPKVQTQVQIRSVFNLTPPPLQ, from the coding sequence ATGGCTCAAAAAATTTTTAAACTTATTTTTCTCCCTCAGCGTAAGCCGGCAGGCTTTACATTGATGGAACTATTAGTAGTTGTCGCGATCGGCTGGATAATCATTTCCGCACTCATGTATTTTGTTGTTCAGCTAACACAGACAGACAGAAGGGAATTTGCACTGTCCCAAACGCAGCAAGAAATGTCTCAAGCGCTAGATTACATGAGTTCAGAACTCAAAGAGGCTGCGTATGTTTATGAAGGAGAATGCTTAGGTAGTAATCCAGGTCGTGCTGTCAACACGCCTACATATTGCCCGGGTCTAGCCAATGTTCTTCCTTTTGCTGCGAATAGGGTAACGCCGATTCTGGCATTTTGGAAAGTTGAGCCAGTACCTTATGTAGAAGATTCCGGCACTACTCCTGCGGCTGACAAGATGCCCGATGCCACACAATGCAGCGCGCTGGCAGCCAAACAATCAGAGTGTACAAGCCTTCTCATATCTCGCAGCACCTACACCCTTATTGTTTACGGCTTAACCACAGATAACACTCAGGGGACATGGGACGGACCAGCCCGAATTACCCGCTATGAACTCCGTCAGTATGCCAACTTATCTACCCTAGAGACAACCCCTGGTTATCGTAAGCCTACAGAGACTGGCTCAAGTTTTAGTGCATGGCCTCGGAATAAGGATGGTACATCCCCTGCGGGGTATACGAATCCAAGAGATTTTAACAATAGTAATAATCCCGTCTTAGTGGACTTAGTCGATTTCCGTGCCGAGTCAGGCAACCAGTGGAAAAATTGCCCAGCTAATTATAGCTTAACGCCTCCTGATTCGCTCAACACCTCTAACAACAGTAGCTTCTATGCCTGCGTGAAAACGCCAACGGACATTAATGGTAACTCGCAACTACAGGATGTCGTCGTTAATTTGCGCGGTAACGCCGTAAAACGAGCCGGTGCGACGCTCTATAATAACGCTAGTTTTTTACCTAAAGTACAGACTCAGGTTCAAATTCGTAGTGTGTTTAACCTAACTCCTCCTCCTTTACAATAA
- a CDS encoding type II secretion system protein — protein sequence MTALNFLLRKSQRQQPQLSSSTTGFTLVELLVVIIMAGILAAMGGVSFLSQLNRQRLNAAQDIALSAIREAQTRAQQQKSNWKVSFKEEDNQVKWMVHPSNVVPPATSASWNNIGQPDIKIDGTANYLIPAGNPSQGFIWQAEFDHRGNVVNKVVNAPLPRITLFSSKLSRKRCVKIKTILGAITPDSDDKCGQN from the coding sequence ATGACAGCACTTAATTTCTTACTAAGAAAATCTCAGCGTCAGCAGCCACAGTTAAGTAGCTCAACCACAGGATTTACCTTGGTGGAATTGTTAGTCGTGATCATTATGGCTGGTATTTTGGCAGCAATGGGAGGGGTTAGCTTTCTAAGTCAGTTAAATCGACAACGGTTAAACGCGGCTCAAGATATTGCTTTGAGCGCAATTCGCGAGGCTCAAACTCGCGCTCAGCAACAAAAAAGTAATTGGAAAGTCAGCTTTAAGGAAGAAGATAACCAGGTGAAGTGGATGGTTCACCCGTCAAATGTAGTTCCACCTGCAACATCTGCAAGTTGGAATAATATCGGTCAGCCAGACATTAAGATAGATGGCACAGCAAACTATCTCATCCCCGCTGGAAACCCCAGCCAAGGATTTATTTGGCAAGCTGAATTTGACCATAGGGGGAATGTTGTTAATAAGGTTGTTAATGCTCCTTTGCCTAGAATAACGCTTTTTTCCTCAAAGCTTAGCAGAAAGCGGTGCGTGAAGATTAAAACTATATTAGGCGCAATCACGCCTGATTCAGATGATAAATGTGGGCAAAACTAA
- a CDS encoding prepilin-type N-terminal cleavage/methylation domain-containing protein codes for MKRILKPNKLLQHLNSSSAGYTLLELLTVVIIVGVLAVLGTAGFLGWLERLRVNAAQSAALNAIHEAKNRATQQKLIWQASFQEAQINGKSYVQWAVHPDPPHGEIVPADIQWQTIEYPGVKVDTANTTLYTKQKSTGPWRVQFNYKGHTNGQLGKITLTSQNNSKVKRCVIVSTLLGYVRSAGDKRCQ; via the coding sequence TTGAAGCGAATTTTAAAACCGAATAAACTCTTACAGCACCTGAATTCCTCAAGTGCCGGATATACCCTGCTTGAGTTGCTGACAGTGGTCATTATTGTTGGTGTGCTGGCAGTGCTAGGAACCGCCGGCTTCTTGGGCTGGTTAGAGCGTTTGCGAGTTAACGCCGCCCAAAGTGCCGCCTTAAACGCCATTCACGAAGCCAAAAACCGCGCCACGCAGCAGAAACTCATCTGGCAAGCCAGTTTTCAGGAAGCGCAAATTAATGGAAAATCTTATGTTCAGTGGGCGGTTCATCCAGATCCGCCGCATGGCGAAATTGTGCCGGCGGATATCCAGTGGCAGACGATAGAGTATCCAGGCGTTAAAGTTGATACAGCCAACACCACTTTATATACCAAGCAGAAATCAACCGGCCCGTGGCGAGTTCAATTTAACTACAAAGGCCATACCAACGGACAGCTAGGAAAAATTACTTTAACCTCTCAAAATAATAGTAAAGTTAAGCGATGCGTCATTGTTTCCACTCTCTTAGGTTACGTCCGCAGTGCCGGCGATAAGCGGTGTCAGTAG
- the tatA gene encoding twin-arginine translocase TatA/TatE family subunit produces MFGLGLPEMGIIALAAVLIFGPKKIPELGRTLGKTLRGFKDELQSPEEETEEQEQKREN; encoded by the coding sequence ATGTTTGGTTTAGGATTGCCAGAAATGGGCATCATTGCCTTAGCCGCCGTCCTCATTTTCGGCCCTAAGAAAATACCAGAACTGGGTCGCACCCTCGGTAAAACCTTGCGCGGGTTTAAAGATGAATTGCAATCTCCTGAAGAAGAAACAGAGGAACAGGAACAAAAGCGCGAGAATTAG
- the cphA gene encoding cyanophycin synthetase encodes MRILKIQTLRGPNYWSIRRHKLIVMRLDLEDLAEKPTSEIPGFHKGLTEALPSLVEHFCSPGCRGGFLQRVQEGTMMGHVVEHVALELQELAGMPSGFGRTRETGTPGVYQVVFEYLDEQAGRYAARAAVRLCQSIADTGIYSPAEVEQDIQDLKELWAEAALGPSTETIVKEAELRGIPWMPLPARSMIQLGYGIYGKRAQATLTDFSGILGVELACDKEGTKTLLRSAGVPVPRGTVIYYLDELDEAIEEVGGFPIVLKPLDGNHGRGITIDINDREHAIEAYDVASAASKTRSVIVERYYTGRDHRVLVVNGKVVAVAERVPAHVLGNGKSTIAELIEETNRDPNRGEGHDNVLTKIVVDRTSTKLLDQKGYNLDTVLPLGEICYLRATANLSTGGIAIDRTDEIHPENIWIAQRVAKIIGLDIAGMDVVTSDISRPLGETDGVIVEVNAAPGFRMHVCPSQGLPRNVAAPVLDMLFPAGTPCRVPILAVTGTNGKTTTTRLLAHIYKQTGATVGYTTTDGTYIGDYLVEKGDNTGPQSANLILQDPTVEVAVLETARGGILRSGLAFDSCDVGVVLNVSADHLGLGDINTIEQMAHVKSVVAESVMPAGYAVLNADDPLVAAMAKRVKATVAYFSMNPDNPLLREHTGKGGLAAVYENGYLSILKGDWTLRIEQAVNVPLTLKGMAPFQIANALAACLAAYAQGVTIDCIRKALATFQASVNQTPGRMNLFDLNSFHALVDYAHNAASYEALGGFVRNWPGERIGVVGGPGDRRDEDFVALGKLAAEIFDRIVVKEDDDTRGRPRGDASRLICEGIVKAKPDCRYESILDETEAIQTALDRATNGSLVVILPESVSRAIRLIEARRPISGNGVSPAASGVPGDADGLASSGIRPM; translated from the coding sequence ATGAGAATACTTAAAATTCAGACATTACGGGGTCCAAACTACTGGAGTATCAGACGCCACAAGCTCATTGTTATGCGTCTCGATTTAGAAGACCTAGCTGAGAAGCCTACAAGCGAAATTCCCGGCTTCCATAAAGGACTGACCGAAGCGCTACCGAGTTTAGTAGAGCATTTCTGTTCGCCCGGATGTCGAGGGGGATTCCTTCAGCGTGTCCAAGAAGGCACGATGATGGGTCATGTGGTGGAACACGTTGCCCTAGAACTTCAAGAATTGGCGGGAATGCCAAGTGGCTTTGGCCGCACTCGTGAAACCGGCACGCCTGGTGTGTATCAGGTCGTGTTTGAGTACCTCGATGAGCAAGCCGGTCGCTATGCGGCACGGGCGGCAGTCCGTCTGTGTCAGAGTATTGCCGACACCGGCATCTACTCTCCAGCGGAAGTCGAGCAAGATATTCAAGATTTGAAAGAACTGTGGGCTGAAGCGGCTTTAGGCCCAAGTACGGAAACCATTGTTAAAGAAGCGGAACTTCGGGGCATTCCCTGGATGCCGCTGCCGGCCCGCTCGATGATCCAGCTCGGTTACGGGATTTACGGCAAACGCGCTCAGGCAACGCTGACCGATTTTAGCGGCATTCTGGGCGTTGAACTGGCTTGTGACAAAGAAGGAACAAAAACCCTGCTGCGCTCAGCCGGCGTGCCGGTGCCAAGGGGAACGGTTATCTATTATTTAGATGAGCTGGATGAAGCAATTGAGGAAGTCGGTGGCTTCCCCATCGTGCTTAAACCCCTCGATGGCAACCACGGACGCGGCATTACGATTGATATCAACGACCGGGAACACGCGATAGAAGCCTATGACGTCGCGAGTGCGGCTTCTAAAACTCGTTCTGTGATCGTTGAGCGCTACTATACAGGCCGTGACCACCGAGTGCTGGTAGTGAATGGCAAGGTGGTGGCAGTGGCTGAACGAGTGCCGGCTCATGTGCTGGGAAATGGAAAGTCTACCATTGCAGAACTGATTGAGGAAACCAATCGCGACCCGAACCGGGGCGAGGGCCACGATAACGTTCTGACAAAAATTGTAGTGGATCGCACCAGCACGAAGCTGTTAGATCAAAAAGGCTACAATCTCGATACGGTACTGCCCCTTGGGGAGATTTGTTATCTACGGGCAACCGCGAACCTCAGCACCGGCGGCATTGCGATTGACCGCACGGATGAAATTCATCCAGAAAATATTTGGATCGCCCAACGAGTGGCCAAAATTATTGGGCTTGACATTGCCGGCATGGATGTGGTAACATCCGACATTTCTCGGCCATTGGGAGAAACCGATGGGGTGATTGTTGAAGTGAATGCCGCTCCCGGTTTCCGGATGCACGTTTGCCCCAGCCAGGGTTTGCCTCGGAATGTGGCTGCGCCGGTTTTGGATATGCTGTTTCCTGCGGGTACGCCTTGCCGGGTGCCGATTTTGGCAGTCACCGGCACGAATGGCAAAACCACAACCACACGCCTACTGGCTCATATTTACAAGCAGACGGGTGCGACGGTGGGTTACACGACGACGGACGGCACCTACATTGGGGATTACCTGGTGGAAAAAGGCGACAACACCGGCCCTCAAAGTGCGAATCTGATTTTGCAAGATCCCACAGTTGAGGTAGCAGTGCTGGAAACGGCGCGGGGTGGGATTCTCCGCTCTGGTTTAGCTTTTGATAGCTGTGATGTGGGCGTAGTGTTAAATGTCTCGGCTGACCATTTGGGGCTTGGGGATATTAACACGATTGAGCAAATGGCTCATGTTAAGAGTGTGGTGGCTGAATCGGTAATGCCTGCCGGTTATGCGGTGCTGAATGCCGATGATCCGTTGGTGGCGGCGATGGCGAAACGGGTAAAGGCAACGGTTGCTTATTTCTCAATGAACCCGGACAACCCCCTGCTGCGTGAGCATACCGGCAAGGGCGGTTTGGCGGCGGTTTATGAGAATGGCTATCTGTCGATTCTCAAGGGCGACTGGACGCTGCGAATTGAGCAGGCGGTGAATGTGCCTTTGACGTTAAAGGGGATGGCACCATTCCAGATCGCCAATGCCCTGGCCGCTTGTCTGGCAGCCTACGCTCAAGGGGTGACGATTGATTGCATTCGCAAGGCGCTGGCGACGTTCCAAGCGTCGGTAAATCAAACGCCGGGACGGATGAACTTGTTTGATTTGAACAGTTTTCACGCCCTGGTGGATTACGCCCACAATGCGGCAAGCTATGAGGCGTTGGGCGGTTTTGTCCGCAACTGGCCGGGTGAGCGAATTGGCGTTGTGGGAGGGCCGGGAGACCGCCGGGATGAGGATTTCGTGGCCCTTGGGAAGCTAGCGGCAGAAATCTTTGACCGAATTGTGGTTAAGGAAGATGATGATACGCGGGGACGTCCGCGTGGGGATGCTTCGCGGTTGATTTGCGAGGGGATTGTGAAGGCAAAGCCGGATTGCCGGTATGAGTCGATTCTGGATGAGACGGAGGCAATTCAGACAGCCCTGGATCGGGCCACGAATGGCAGTTTGGTCGTGATTTTACCGGAAAGTGTCAGCCGTGCGATTCGCTTAATTGAGGCGCGTCGCCCGATTTCTGGCAATGGTGTCTCACCGGCAGCTTCCGGAGTTCCGGGCGATGCGGATGGGTTGGCTTCTTCTGGAATCAGGCCGATGTGA
- a CDS encoding cyanophycinase: MLQLQDKSLEPRMPQPTKTTIMVIGGAEDKVHGREILHTFFARAGGPAAQIAIIPCASREPAAIGERYTTIFQEMGAKAIQVLDIRERSQGEDPAWQDYLEGCTGVFMTGGDQLRLCALLADTPLMEKIRLQVQLGQITLAGTSAGAAVMGHHMIAGGGSGESPNRSLVDMATGLGIIPDVIVDQHFQNRNRMARLLSAVAAHPDRMGIGIDEDTCAMFEGDGVIQVLGKGTVTIIDPTEMSYTNQPFVAATDPLSICNLRLHLLCHGDRFDRHKRCFIHPERRVSS; encoded by the coding sequence ATGCTGCAGTTACAAGATAAATCTCTGGAACCGAGAATGCCCCAACCAACCAAAACGACCATCATGGTGATTGGCGGAGCGGAAGACAAAGTGCATGGACGCGAGATCCTGCACACGTTTTTCGCTCGCGCTGGAGGGCCGGCAGCACAGATTGCGATTATTCCGTGCGCTTCGCGAGAGCCAGCAGCCATTGGCGAGCGGTATACGACCATTTTTCAAGAAATGGGTGCCAAGGCGATTCAAGTGCTTGACATCCGGGAACGGTCCCAGGGAGAAGACCCTGCTTGGCAAGACTACCTTGAAGGCTGTACCGGCGTGTTTATGACCGGCGGCGACCAATTGCGGCTTTGTGCACTCCTGGCGGATACACCGTTGATGGAAAAAATCCGGCTGCAAGTGCAACTGGGTCAGATTACTTTAGCCGGCACCAGTGCCGGTGCGGCGGTAATGGGACACCACATGATTGCCGGTGGCGGCAGTGGCGAGTCTCCAAATCGTTCACTGGTGGATATGGCCACCGGCCTGGGAATTATCCCAGATGTCATCGTGGATCAGCACTTCCAAAACCGAAATCGCATGGCACGACTGCTGAGCGCGGTTGCCGCCCACCCCGATAGAATGGGCATCGGCATTGATGAGGACACCTGCGCCATGTTTGAAGGTGATGGTGTGATTCAAGTGCTGGGCAAAGGCACAGTGACGATTATTGATCCCACGGAAATGTCCTACACAAATCAGCCGTTTGTGGCAGCGACAGATCCCCTGAGCATTTGCAACCTGCGCCTACACCTCCTTTGCCACGGTGATCGCTTCGACCGGCACAAGCGATGCTTCATTCATCCGGAACGAAGAGTTTCTAGTTGA
- the trmD gene encoding tRNA (guanosine(37)-N1)-methyltransferase TrmD, whose translation MRFDVVTLFPDFFTSALQSGLLGKALAGNIASVGLVNPRDFTTDKHRRVDDEPYGGGVGMVLKPEPIFAAVESLPAEPRREVILLTPQGERMDQGLFRELAAGYDQLVLLCGHYEGFDERVMHLVTREVSLGDFVLTGGEIPALALINGVVRLLPGTVGKAESLTAESFEAGLLDYPHYTRPPVFRDLKVPDVLLSGNHAAIAQWRKEQQIQRTRQRRPDLLKDFETTHKEEDDS comes from the coding sequence GTGAGATTTGATGTAGTCACTTTATTTCCAGATTTTTTCACCTCAGCCTTGCAATCGGGACTGCTGGGAAAAGCTTTAGCCGGCAACATTGCCTCTGTCGGCTTGGTGAACCCCCGCGACTTTACCACCGACAAGCACCGGCGCGTGGATGATGAACCCTACGGCGGCGGTGTGGGGATGGTACTCAAACCCGAACCGATTTTTGCAGCGGTGGAGTCGCTGCCGGCAGAACCCAGGCGCGAGGTCATTTTGCTGACCCCGCAGGGTGAGCGAATGGATCAAGGATTGTTTCGCGAACTAGCAGCCGGTTACGACCAGTTGGTTTTGCTCTGTGGCCATTATGAAGGCTTTGATGAGCGAGTGATGCATTTAGTTACCCGCGAGGTTTCTTTGGGCGATTTCGTCCTCACCGGCGGCGAAATTCCGGCACTCGCGCTGATTAATGGTGTGGTGCGGTTGCTACCGGGAACCGTCGGCAAAGCTGAATCCCTAACCGCTGAAAGTTTTGAAGCCGGCCTTTTAGATTATCCCCACTACACGCGACCGCCTGTTTTCCGGGATTTGAAAGTTCCTGATGTTTTGCTGTCAGGAAATCATGCAGCGATCGCTCAATGGCGCAAAGAACAACAAATTCAACGCACCCGCCAGCGCCGGCCTGATTTGTTAAAAGATTTTGAAACCACCCATAAAGAGGAAGACGATAGCTAG
- a CDS encoding DUF1517 domain-containing protein, with protein sequence MKKFQFIWMALLSFLLINEVNVNPSKGEVGKWVEFNSAAYARRGSSGGRSRGGSFSPSRPSSPSRPSGSSAPRDSSPSFPAPAPANSSGSSNTGGRVRGGSFQTPAPAPVPYNPPRSTGTTNYPPNYYPRQADPYYPRGGGTVIVPVPVPVGPVPYYSNPGQAPYYPPADPSVSQPNANYQGSGYSSSNRSTSSSGSFWSFLLFLLVCGSLVFLAWYIFAGRKKPNQNELTNDIVTVSKLQVALLAEARHIQSHLSDLSLSADLDSSEGLTQLLQESALALLRSPEYWTHVRASSQTVKSREEAAQLFEQLSIEERSKFSAETLSNVGGNIRYGDRARADTGDDLATYIVVTFLVGTENDNPLFDSIHSAEELQQTLQRVASISPDYLLIFELLWSPQKETDTLSYDQLLTEYSDMIQIA encoded by the coding sequence ATGAAAAAATTCCAATTTATTTGGATGGCACTTTTGTCATTTCTGCTGATTAATGAAGTCAACGTTAATCCCAGCAAAGGCGAGGTCGGGAAGTGGGTCGAGTTCAATTCTGCTGCCTATGCGAGAAGAGGAAGCAGTGGCGGGCGATCGCGAGGGGGTTCCTTTAGTCCTTCGCGTCCCTCCTCTCCCAGCCGGCCTAGTGGCAGCAGTGCCCCTCGTGACTCCTCTCCCAGTTTTCCAGCACCGGCACCTGCGAATTCTAGTGGTTCTAGCAACACTGGGGGACGCGTCCGGGGTGGATCGTTCCAAACCCCCGCACCGGCACCCGTCCCTTACAATCCCCCACGTTCCACAGGGACGACAAATTATCCCCCCAATTATTACCCTCGGCAAGCCGATCCCTACTACCCGCGTGGAGGTGGGACGGTGATTGTGCCGGTGCCGGTGCCGGTGGGGCCAGTACCTTATTATTCCAATCCTGGTCAAGCCCCATACTATCCGCCGGCTGATCCCTCTGTCTCCCAACCCAATGCAAATTATCAGGGTTCTGGCTATTCTTCTTCAAACCGCTCAACCTCTTCTAGCGGCTCATTTTGGAGCTTTTTGCTATTTCTCTTGGTATGCGGGAGTTTAGTATTTCTTGCTTGGTACATTTTTGCCGGCAGAAAGAAACCCAACCAAAACGAACTCACCAATGACATTGTTACGGTTAGCAAATTGCAAGTCGCCCTGCTAGCTGAAGCGCGTCACATTCAATCCCATCTGTCCGATCTCTCCCTGAGTGCAGATTTAGATAGCTCAGAAGGATTAACACAATTATTGCAAGAATCAGCCTTAGCATTGCTGCGTTCGCCAGAATACTGGACTCATGTCCGAGCGAGTTCACAAACCGTTAAAAGTCGAGAAGAAGCCGCTCAACTTTTTGAGCAATTATCTATTGAGGAGCGCAGCAAATTTAGTGCAGAAACGCTCAGTAATGTCGGAGGCAACATCCGCTATGGAGATCGAGCAAGAGCCGATACCGGTGATGATTTGGCTACTTATATCGTCGTCACATTTTTGGTAGGAACAGAAAACGATAACCCACTGTTTGACAGCATTCACTCAGCGGAAGAATTGCAACAAACCCTACAGCGAGTTGCCTCCATCTCACCCGACTATCTACTCATTTTTGAATTACTTTGGAGTCCGCAAAAAGAAACAGATACCCTTTCCTACGATCAGCTACTGACCGAATACTCTGACATGATTCAAATTGCTTAA
- a CDS encoding DUF1517 domain-containing protein, which yields MTQNNERDNDIVTVTKLQIALSAQASSVPAELSKLSLSADTETPEGLWGILQNTSQLLLTNSEYWTHVLTNSQTVASRQEAETVFERVSLNERSKFSTETLSNVDGEITQRQPDSAAQDEESAAYIVVTLLIGTADDQPLFGEIKSTEAVKEALEQLLSMRTDYLMVFELLWSPQAETDKLTQQQMALQYADMMQIAE from the coding sequence ATGACTCAAAATAACGAAAGAGACAACGATATCGTCACAGTTACCAAGCTGCAAATAGCTCTAAGCGCTCAAGCCTCCTCAGTGCCGGCTGAACTATCTAAACTTAGCCTCAGCGCGGATACCGAAACACCCGAAGGATTGTGGGGAATTTTGCAAAATACAAGCCAACTGCTGCTCACAAACTCAGAATACTGGACTCATGTATTAACGAATTCCCAAACCGTTGCAAGCCGGCAAGAAGCTGAAACAGTTTTTGAGCGCGTTTCCCTTAACGAGCGGAGTAAATTCAGTACAGAAACGCTCAGTAATGTAGATGGTGAAATCACGCAGCGACAACCCGACTCCGCTGCTCAAGATGAAGAATCGGCAGCTTATATAGTCGTAACCCTGCTAATTGGAACTGCCGACGATCAACCCCTATTTGGAGAAATTAAATCGACTGAAGCAGTAAAAGAAGCTTTAGAGCAACTGCTATCAATGCGAACCGACTATTTAATGGTTTTTGAGCTGCTGTGGAGTCCCCAAGCAGAAACAGACAAGCTCACTCAACAGCAAATGGCGCTTCAGTATGCTGATATGATGCAAATTGCTGAATAG
- the ispF gene encoding 2-C-methyl-D-erythritol 2,4-cyclodiphosphate synthase, with protein MNIRIGNGYDIHRLVADRALILGGVKISHELGLLGHSDADVLTHAIMDAMLGALSLGDIGHYFPPTDEKWAGADSLMLLAQVDQLIQEKGWRIGNIDSVIVAERPKLKPHIPAMRDRLAEVLSIKPDQIGIKATTNEKLGPVGREEGIAAHAVVLLVAAD; from the coding sequence ATGAATATCAGAATTGGCAATGGCTACGATATCCACCGGCTTGTCGCTGATCGCGCTTTAATTTTGGGAGGTGTCAAGATTTCCCATGAATTAGGCTTGTTAGGACATAGTGATGCAGATGTATTAACTCATGCTATTATGGACGCGATGCTGGGCGCTTTAAGTTTGGGGGATATCGGTCATTACTTTCCACCAACAGATGAAAAGTGGGCCGGTGCTGATAGTTTGATGTTGTTGGCGCAGGTTGATCAGCTCATTCAAGAAAAAGGCTGGCGAATCGGAAATATTGACTCAGTAATTGTGGCGGAACGTCCTAAATTGAAACCTCATATACCGGCAATGCGAGATCGTCTGGCGGAGGTTTTAAGCATCAAGCCTGACCAAATTGGCATCAAAGCAACCACCAATGAAAAATTAGGGCCGGTGGGAAGAGAAGAAGGAATTGCTGCTCATGCGGTTGTCTTGCTAGTCGCTGCTGATTAA
- a CDS encoding PIN domain-containing protein has protein sequence MPILYVETNFLMSIATGRDPEADNLLLNPPASVQIAIPSICCMEALSVLEDEQKRRNRFTGELENQISQLKRDLTSPSAKSLLFHLEESLTENKGLLNDVQVRLFQALENVATKAEMISLNAAILQDNLKNVLILENPTDNLILHCILNHARSNATEAKVFLSGNSKEFGVRKLQETLRDAGIEKYFFRSQDFIGWLNSGQIL, from the coding sequence ATGCCGATCCTGTATGTTGAAACGAACTTCTTGATGAGCATTGCGACAGGACGTGACCCCGAAGCAGACAACTTGCTATTAAACCCCCCCGCATCCGTACAAATAGCAATACCTAGCATTTGCTGCATGGAAGCCCTCTCTGTTTTAGAGGATGAGCAAAAACGCCGTAACCGTTTTACAGGAGAACTGGAAAACCAAATCAGTCAGTTAAAACGAGATTTAACCTCACCTTCCGCCAAGTCTCTGCTTTTTCATTTAGAGGAATCACTAACTGAGAATAAGGGGCTACTTAATGATGTTCAGGTGCGTCTTTTTCAAGCCTTAGAAAATGTGGCGACAAAAGCAGAAATGATTAGCTTAAATGCAGCAATACTTCAAGATAACTTGAAGAATGTTTTAATTTTAGAAAACCCGACAGATAACTTGATTTTACACTGTATTTTGAACCACGCCCGCTCAAATGCAACTGAAGCCAAAGTATTTTTGAGCGGGAACTCTAAAGAATTTGGAGTGAGAAAACTTCAAGAAACGTTGCGCGACGCCGGCATCGAAAAATATTTCTTTCGCAGCCAAGATTTTATCGGTTGGCTAAACTCCGGGCAAATTTTGTGA